The following are encoded in a window of Clostridium thermarum genomic DNA:
- a CDS encoding YqaJ viral recombinase family protein yields the protein MDKLEWLKERQRGIGGSDVGAILGVNKWKTPFEVYLEKTEEITEVKETSEAAYWGTELEELVAKEFTKRTGKKVRRDNKHLIHSEHPFMVANIDRRVVGENSILECKTANSFSAKEWEGDEVPASYILQCQHYMAVIGAEKCYIACLIGGQRFIYKEIPRDNELIEMIIAAEKEFWEEHVMKRIPPALDGSSAAEKYLKEKYSNPVQFSEINLKSEYKEMIDEYLQLKENMKTLETRLKEIENNIKNEIADNEKGYVGNYEVNWVPVTSSRVDSKLLKNKYPDIYKEVCKESSYRKFGIKECN from the coding sequence ATGGATAAGCTTGAATGGCTTAAAGAAAGGCAGCGAGGTATTGGTGGAAGTGACGTAGGAGCTATCTTAGGAGTAAACAAGTGGAAAACACCATTTGAAGTATATCTTGAAAAAACAGAAGAAATAACAGAAGTTAAAGAAACATCTGAAGCTGCATACTGGGGAACGGAACTTGAAGAATTAGTTGCTAAGGAATTTACTAAGAGGACCGGTAAGAAGGTTAGAAGGGATAATAAGCATTTAATACATTCTGAACATCCATTTATGGTAGCAAATATTGACCGTAGAGTTGTAGGAGAAAACAGTATATTGGAATGTAAAACTGCTAACAGCTTTAGTGCTAAAGAGTGGGAAGGTGACGAAGTACCAGCTAGTTACATACTTCAATGTCAGCATTATATGGCTGTTATCGGTGCAGAGAAATGCTATATAGCTTGTCTTATTGGTGGACAAAGGTTCATCTATAAAGAAATTCCTAGGGACAATGAGTTAATTGAAATGATAATAGCGGCCGAGAAGGAGTTTTGGGAGGAACATGTCATGAAAAGAATTCCTCCGGCCTTGGATGGATCCAGCGCAGCTGAAAAGTATCTCAAAGAAAAATACTCTAATCCGGTACAATTTTCAGAGATAAATCTCAAGTCAGAGTATAAAGAAATGATAGATGAATATTTACAGCTTAAAGAAAACATGAAAACTCTTGAAACTAGATTGAAAGAGATAGAGAACAACATTAAGAATGAGATTGCAGATAATGAGAAAGGGTATGTAGGCAACTATGAGGTCAACTGGGTACCTGTAACATCTTCAAGAGTGGACAGTAAACTCTTAAAAAATAAATATCCAGACATATATAAAGAAGTTTGCAAAGAATCATCATATAGAAAATTTGGAATAAAGGAGTGTAATTAA
- a CDS encoding P27 family phage terminase small subunit — protein MAKKATKTEIKQDLLDQLDRNGTTGKYYIDLVDDYMELYDTKKKLIQDIKERGVTCKYQNGENQWGYKKNDSVDQLLKVNLQMLKLLDALGIKPSQDGDVDDDEEM, from the coding sequence TTGGCAAAGAAAGCAACAAAAACAGAGATAAAACAAGATCTACTAGACCAGCTTGACCGCAATGGAACCACGGGGAAGTATTACATAGACTTAGTGGATGATTACATGGAACTTTATGATACTAAAAAGAAGTTAATTCAAGATATAAAAGAGCGTGGAGTAACTTGCAAATACCAAAATGGTGAAAATCAATGGGGATACAAAAAGAATGACAGTGTAGATCAGCTGCTAAAAGTAAATCTACAAATGCTTAAGCTATTAGATGCACTTGGAATAAAGCCATCCCAGGATGGTGATGTAGATGACGACGAGGAAATGTAG
- a CDS encoding HNH endonuclease produces MNVSNQDEVGKWVSKLIAEDRLEEFYNSKYWRRLRKEVLEEYKHECQDCKAKGYYTEANHVHHIQYVRKHPRLALSKTYIFQGKEYINLVPLCHDCHEARHGYRQKEKKEPLTEERW; encoded by the coding sequence ATGAATGTATCTAATCAAGACGAGGTTGGAAAGTGGGTAAGCAAGTTAATAGCTGAGGACAGGCTAGAGGAATTTTATAACTCTAAGTACTGGAGAAGATTAAGGAAAGAAGTACTAGAAGAATATAAGCATGAGTGCCAAGATTGTAAGGCTAAAGGATATTACACTGAAGCTAATCATGTGCATCATATTCAGTACGTAAGAAAGCATCCAAGGTTAGCATTAAGCAAGACTTATATATTCCAGGGGAAAGAGTATATCAATCTTGTTCCACTGTGTCATGATTGCCATGAAGCTAGGCATGGTTATAGGCAGAAAGAGAAGAAGGAACCTTTAACGGAAGAGAGGTGGTAA
- a CDS encoding aspartyl-phosphate phosphatase Spo0E family protein has translation MKQFKTVQSDPEIVRKSQELDQLIVQAMRGGE, from the coding sequence ATGAAGCAATTCAAAACGGTGCAATCCGATCCGGAGATTGTTAGAAAAAGCCAAGAACTGGACCAACTAATTGTCCAAGCTATGAGAGGTGGTGAATAG
- a CDS encoding helix-turn-helix domain-containing protein: MLKVLELRKLRGWTQQKLSEETGVSRNYISEIERNSHSVTVDILCRLCKGFGVTPNDLIEEKYWRK; encoded by the coding sequence ATGCTTAAGGTTTTAGAGCTAAGGAAGTTAAGGGGATGGACACAACAAAAATTGTCTGAAGAAACCGGAGTATCTAGAAATTATATTTCTGAAATAGAAAGAAATAGTCATTCGGTAACTGTAGATATTCTGTGCAGACTTTGTAAGGGGTTTGGCGTAACACCAAATGATTTGATAGAAGAAAAGTATTGGAGAAAGTAA
- a CDS encoding terminase large subunit domain-containing protein, with product MTTRKCRIKNYHPYIDQYIDDCRTGKNIVSEDILLACDYVEEKLNNKDVFIDTEKIDKAVELIEKYFEIKLLDWELFIIALIHCYYKSNDTVVFDTIFILMGRGNGKNGFISPIAWYLTTHYHGVKAYNVDIIANSQDQAETSFFDIYEVLERFWSKLKKFFYKTKEVITNLKTKSYIKYNTSNAKTKDGKRSACLIFDEIHGYESYDNIKVFTSGFGKKKHSRAFYITTNGNVREGVLDDMLAIAKDVLNGTIKNLGWLPLLYHIDSEEEALNPEMWHKANPSLKYFPELQKEMEKEFIQMKYQPALEEEFYTKRLNWPKGNRELQVTEWANIIATNKPLPELTGWSCTVGIDYASMRDWAAVNFHFRKGDIRYDFGRYWVCTKNPDLFRIKAPWREWDTCIAVDDVEIHAEMLTEYIFEMGQKYNIKKLGIDNYRYQLMKKALEDIGFDPKERKNVYLVRPSDIMKIQPVIDSCFNKQLFVWGDNPALRWATNNTKLILSGKKQGTDTGNYYYGKIESKSRKTDPFMALVHSMVVEDELGSGECTYYDLPVITL from the coding sequence ATGACGACGAGGAAATGTAGGATAAAAAACTATCATCCATATATTGACCAGTATATTGATGATTGCCGGACCGGTAAAAACATAGTCAGCGAGGATATTTTACTGGCATGTGATTATGTTGAAGAAAAATTAAATAATAAAGATGTTTTTATTGATACCGAAAAAATAGATAAAGCAGTAGAACTAATTGAAAAGTATTTTGAAATCAAGCTCCTAGATTGGGAGCTTTTTATTATTGCATTAATTCACTGCTATTATAAATCGAACGATACAGTAGTATTTGATACTATTTTTATATTAATGGGTAGAGGTAACGGTAAAAACGGATTTATTTCGCCAATTGCTTGGTATCTAACTACACATTATCACGGTGTAAAAGCTTATAACGTTGATATTATAGCAAACAGTCAGGATCAAGCAGAAACATCTTTCTTTGACATTTATGAGGTGCTTGAAAGGTTTTGGAGTAAGCTAAAGAAGTTTTTCTATAAAACTAAAGAAGTTATAACTAATCTAAAAACTAAGTCTTATATAAAATACAACACCTCAAATGCAAAAACAAAAGATGGTAAAAGAAGCGCTTGCCTTATATTCGACGAAATACACGGTTATGAGAGCTATGACAATATAAAAGTATTTACCTCAGGCTTTGGAAAGAAAAAACATTCCAGAGCCTTTTATATTACTACAAACGGTAATGTTCGTGAGGGTGTACTTGATGATATGTTAGCTATAGCGAAAGATGTGCTGAATGGAACCATTAAAAATTTAGGGTGGCTGCCACTCTTATATCACATAGACAGCGAAGAAGAAGCATTAAACCCGGAAATGTGGCACAAGGCAAATCCTTCTCTTAAGTATTTCCCGGAACTGCAAAAGGAAATGGAAAAGGAATTTATACAAATGAAGTACCAACCGGCACTTGAAGAAGAATTTTATACTAAGCGATTAAATTGGCCAAAAGGAAATAGAGAACTGCAAGTTACAGAATGGGCTAATATAATAGCGACAAATAAACCATTGCCAGAATTAACTGGATGGAGTTGTACAGTTGGTATTGATTATGCTTCTATGCGAGACTGGGCAGCAGTTAATTTTCACTTTAGAAAAGGTGATATAAGATATGATTTCGGTAGATATTGGGTATGCACTAAAAACCCCGACTTGTTTAGAATAAAAGCTCCTTGGAGAGAATGGGATACCTGTATTGCAGTTGATGATGTAGAAATCCATGCTGAAATGTTAACGGAATATATATTTGAAATGGGCCAAAAGTACAATATTAAAAAGCTAGGTATAGATAACTATCGATACCAATTAATGAAAAAAGCATTAGAGGATATAGGATTTGATCCAAAAGAAAGAAAGAATGTGTATTTAGTTAGGCCATCTGATATTATGAAAATCCAACCTGTAATTGATAGCTGTTTTAATAAGCAGCTTTTTGTTTGGGGTGATAACCCGGCTCTAAGATGGGCAACTAACAATACAAAATTAATTCTATCTGGGAAAAAGCAAGGCACAGATACAGGAAACTACTATTACGGA
- a CDS encoding ORF6C domain-containing protein — MSNLVTINNQDLQIKEFNGQRVVTFKDIDSLHERPEGTANKRFLDNQKHFEKGIDYFEFTGEDLKEIKRLPNFGIGLNASKAILITESGYLMLVKSFTDDLAWEVQRQLVNTYFRAKEVNPFKGLSKELQAIFLIDRRTQEIEERVDKLENKMTIDYSQQEEIRTKATQRVIQVLGGKDVPAYKELNKKAFSALWRDYKRALDVNSYRNTAVKDFDKALNYVVTWKPTRELELMIAGANSQMRI, encoded by the coding sequence TTGAGTAATTTAGTAACAATTAACAATCAAGATTTACAGATTAAAGAGTTTAACGGACAGCGAGTAGTAACTTTTAAGGACATTGATTCTCTTCATGAGAGACCAGAGGGAACAGCTAATAAAAGGTTTTTAGACAACCAAAAGCATTTTGAAAAAGGCATAGACTATTTTGAATTTACAGGTGAGGACTTAAAAGAAATTAAACGGCTTCCGAATTTCGGAATTGGTTTAAATGCTAGCAAAGCAATCTTAATTACAGAAAGCGGCTATCTGATGTTAGTAAAATCCTTCACAGATGATCTTGCCTGGGAAGTTCAAAGACAATTAGTTAATACATATTTCAGAGCTAAGGAGGTAAATCCGTTCAAGGGATTATCTAAGGAATTACAAGCTATCTTCTTAATTGATAGAAGGACACAAGAAATTGAAGAAAGAGTAGACAAGCTGGAAAACAAAATGACTATTGATTATTCGCAGCAGGAAGAGATAAGAACTAAGGCTACACAAAGAGTTATACAGGTACTGGGCGGTAAAGATGTACCTGCTTATAAGGAATTGAATAAAAAAGCGTTTTCAGCATTATGGAGAGATTACAAAAGAGCTTTAGATGTTAATTCTTATAGAAATACAGCAGTTAAAGATTTCGATAAAGCCCTTAACTATGTAGTTACTTGGAAGCCTACTAGGGAATTAGAGTTAATGATTGCTGGGGCAAACAGCCAAATGAGGATATAA
- a CDS encoding helix-turn-helix domain-containing protein, whose amino-acid sequence MYTVAEVAEYLKVSSATIYRLFESKKLNGRKVGGQIRFTKTDLAAYLGIGIDEVIVLGGNYAKSRGLQEA is encoded by the coding sequence ATGTATACAGTAGCAGAGGTTGCGGAATATTTAAAAGTTAGTAGTGCAACAATTTATAGATTATTTGAAAGTAAGAAACTAAATGGAAGAAAGGTTGGCGGACAGATTAGATTTACTAAAACTGATCTTGCAGCCTACTTGGGGATAGGAATAGATGAAGTAATTGTTCTAGGAGGTAATTATGCTAAGTCCAGAGGCTTGCAAGAGGCTTAA
- a CDS encoding DUF6906 family protein: MKHGRRLTMEEKKFLAKQGYEAKNFLRIKKTAEYYEFLEVYSGKILTVRR, from the coding sequence TTGAAACACGGTAGAAGGCTTACTATGGAAGAGAAAAAGTTTCTTGCTAAACAGGGATATGAGGCTAAGAACTTCCTAAGGATAAAGAAAACTGCTGAATACTATGAGTTTCTAGAGGTATATTCCGGAAAGATATTAACGGTAAGGAGGTAG
- a CDS encoding DnaD domain protein has translation MAGEATNKGWISLYRSIQDHWLWQEKPYDKAHAWLDLLLSANHKEAKILMDNTLIKLEKGSFFTSELKLADRWGWSKKKVRNFLELLSNDNMIVKESTKKGTKITIVNYEVYQQRGNHEGTITEPLRNHEGTITEPLRNTNNNDNNDNKEEDSILLPETYELNSYFETITKRMGVISSQLPELNELVKMYPYDWIKEAMGIAVEKNARTVRYISKILQNWTVEGKTEKKKQEEPPNGWGHLKKFT, from the coding sequence ATGGCAGGAGAAGCAACAAACAAAGGCTGGATAAGCCTTTACAGGAGCATACAAGACCACTGGCTGTGGCAGGAGAAACCATACGATAAAGCACATGCTTGGCTGGATCTTCTCCTGTCGGCCAATCATAAGGAAGCTAAGATCTTAATGGATAACACGCTGATAAAACTAGAAAAAGGGAGCTTCTTTACATCAGAATTAAAGCTTGCCGATAGGTGGGGATGGTCCAAGAAAAAGGTTCGAAATTTCCTCGAATTACTTTCAAATGACAACATGATTGTAAAGGAAAGTACCAAAAAAGGAACCAAGATAACCATAGTAAATTACGAGGTTTATCAGCAACGTGGGAACCATGAAGGAACCATAACGGAACCATTAAGGAACCATGAAGGAACCATAACGGAACCATTAAGGAACACAAACAATAATGATAATAATGATAATAAAGAAGAAGATAGTATTCTTCTTCCGGAGACTTATGAACTTAATAGTTATTTTGAAACTATAACAAAAAGGATGGGAGTAATATCAAGTCAGTTACCGGAACTTAATGAGCTGGTAAAAATGTATCCTTACGATTGGATTAAAGAAGCTATGGGAATAGCAGTGGAGAAAAACGCCAGGACAGTACGGTATATATCAAAGATATTGCAGAACTGGACCGTAGAAGGAAAGACAGAAAAGAAGAAGCAAGAGGAACCACCAAATGGCTGGGGACATCTTAAAAAGTTCACATAA
- a CDS encoding helix-turn-helix transcriptional regulator, whose product MTRQKKNSNFKIFRVTKGLTQKDLAMLVGVTDRSIQLYESGKRFPTVDVAKKIADELGKPIEEIFFTSNTN is encoded by the coding sequence ATGACAAGACAAAAGAAAAATAGCAACTTTAAAATATTTAGAGTAACTAAAGGTTTAACACAAAAAGATTTGGCTATGCTTGTAGGTGTAACAGATAGAAGTATACAACTATATGAGAGCGGAAAAAGATTTCCTACAGTTGACGTGGCGAAAAAAATCGCAGATGAGTTAGGCAAACCAATAGAGGAAATTTTTTTTACCAGCAATACGAATTAA
- a CDS encoding helix-turn-helix domain-containing protein: MKEKINIDETIKKATKEAIKEFDKEKREEQKKKVFHNTRLLLKHYNDLKSHVQNAIDDVNKLEEGLEELGDLSSDELYILSIKRSKAKTLIMIAHVDMAMALLQQKQTRLCSLEKYQALEYFYLDELTYEQIAERLNCNERTTRRWINEMLNELGVLLFGIDGLKMDAV, encoded by the coding sequence ATGAAGGAGAAGATAAACATTGATGAGACTATAAAGAAAGCAACCAAAGAAGCCATCAAGGAATTTGACAAGGAGAAAAGAGAGGAGCAAAAGAAGAAAGTGTTTCATAATACTAGGTTACTGCTTAAACATTATAATGATTTAAAGAGCCATGTTCAAAATGCCATTGATGATGTTAATAAGTTAGAAGAAGGTTTAGAAGAGCTTGGAGATTTAAGCAGCGATGAGCTCTACATACTATCAATCAAACGAAGCAAAGCTAAAACCCTTATTATGATAGCTCATGTTGATATGGCCATGGCGTTATTACAGCAGAAGCAGACTAGATTATGCTCTTTGGAAAAGTATCAGGCACTAGAGTATTTTTACTTAGATGAATTGACCTATGAGCAAATAGCTGAAAGGCTTAATTGTAATGAAAGGACCACCAGGCGCTGGATCAACGAAATGTTAAACGAGCTTGGAGTATTGCTCTTTGGTATAGATGGGCTCAAGATGGATGCAGTATGA
- a CDS encoding DUF1064 domain-containing protein → MPESKRSKYGSKKVTVDGYTFDSKDEAAYYKYLLRLKAQGKILNFELQPVYELIPKFKKHGKSYRRTTYTPDFLIYHLDGSEELIDVKGFSTQQGELRKKLFDFIYPDVKLTWIARNLKYGNEDGWIEYEELQKKRRENKKC, encoded by the coding sequence ATGCCAGAAAGTAAAAGGAGTAAGTATGGATCTAAAAAAGTAACAGTTGATGGCTATACCTTTGATAGCAAAGATGAAGCAGCCTATTATAAATATCTTTTGAGATTAAAAGCACAAGGTAAGATATTAAACTTTGAACTACAACCAGTATATGAGCTAATACCAAAGTTTAAGAAACATGGAAAGTCATATAGAAGGACAACCTATACACCGGATTTCTTAATATACCACCTAGATGGATCGGAGGAACTCATAGATGTTAAAGGCTTTAGTACACAGCAAGGAGAGCTCAGGAAAAAGCTATTTGATTTTATATATCCAGATGTAAAGCTTACGTGGATAGCAAGGAATCTAAAGTATGGTAATGAGGACGGTTGGATTGAATACGAAGAATTACAGAAAAAGAGAAGGGAGAATAAGAAATGTTAA
- a CDS encoding DNA cytosine methyltransferase codes for MKQLKIFDEIIVDNFAGGGGASTGIELAIGHSVDIAINHDPAAIAIHKANHPETEHYCESVWDVDPRKAVRGRPVGLAWFSPDCKHFSKAKGGTPVNKNIRGLAWVAVRWAATVRPRVIILENVEEFKTWGPLIKDENGNYYPDPSKAGYTFEHFVKSLRKLGYTVEWKELRACDYGAPTIRKRLFLIARCDGKPIVWPEPTHGDPNSEEVKSGKLKPWKTAAEIIDWSIPCPSIFDREKPLAESTLRRIARGIQKFVIDNPRPFLVQVNHSGNEWHYCRELDKPFPTVTAKHGFGLVSPVLIQMGYGDQEGKRVLDLNKPLGTITAGGNKFGLVTAFISQQFKNSIGQSLLKPLWTTTAVNKANLVTAFLLKYYGADIGQDINSPLHTVTTKDRFGLVTVEGQDYQIVDIGMRMLQPHELFKAQGFPENYIIDHDYTGKAYPKTAQVARCGNAVPPPFAEALVRANLPELCEGNGKFRNVG; via the coding sequence ATGAAACAGCTAAAGATATTTGATGAGATTATAGTGGACAACTTCGCCGGTGGTGGCGGAGCTTCCACTGGAATAGAGCTTGCAATAGGACATAGCGTTGATATAGCAATTAACCATGATCCTGCTGCCATTGCAATACACAAGGCAAATCATCCAGAAACAGAACATTACTGTGAAAGTGTGTGGGATGTAGACCCACGTAAGGCAGTTAGGGGGAGACCAGTAGGGTTAGCTTGGTTTTCACCGGATTGTAAGCACTTTTCTAAAGCCAAAGGCGGGACACCGGTAAATAAAAATATCCGAGGACTTGCGTGGGTAGCGGTCAGATGGGCAGCTACAGTAAGACCAAGAGTAATTATTCTTGAAAATGTGGAAGAGTTTAAGACCTGGGGACCGTTGATAAAAGACGAGAACGGAAACTACTACCCGGACCCTAGTAAGGCAGGGTATACATTTGAGCATTTCGTAAAAAGCCTTAGAAAGCTAGGATATACGGTAGAATGGAAAGAATTAAGGGCATGTGATTATGGCGCCCCAACTATAAGAAAAAGATTATTCCTAATAGCAAGATGTGATGGTAAGCCTATAGTATGGCCAGAACCAACACACGGAGATCCGAACAGTGAAGAAGTGAAAAGTGGCAAGCTAAAGCCTTGGAAAACTGCTGCGGAAATTATAGACTGGTCAATTCCATGTCCAAGCATATTTGATAGAGAAAAGCCTTTGGCAGAAAGCACACTTAGAAGAATAGCAAGGGGAATACAGAAGTTTGTTATAGATAATCCAAGGCCGTTCTTAGTGCAAGTTAATCATAGCGGTAATGAATGGCACTATTGTAGAGAGTTAGATAAGCCATTTCCTACAGTAACTGCAAAGCATGGATTTGGATTGGTTTCACCAGTACTTATACAGATGGGGTACGGAGACCAGGAAGGGAAAAGAGTTTTAGATCTAAATAAGCCTTTAGGAACAATAACTGCTGGTGGCAATAAATTCGGACTAGTAACTGCATTTATATCTCAGCAATTTAAAAATTCAATAGGCCAAAGTTTATTGAAACCATTATGGACCACAACAGCAGTAAATAAGGCAAATTTGGTTACTGCTTTTCTCTTAAAGTATTATGGCGCTGATATAGGCCAAGATATTAATTCACCACTCCATACAGTGACTACAAAGGACCGCTTTGGTTTAGTAACAGTTGAGGGGCAAGACTACCAGATAGTAGATATAGGCATGAGGATGCTGCAACCACATGAATTATTTAAGGCCCAAGGCTTCCCGGAGAATTACATAATAGACCATGATTACACCGGTAAAGCTTATCCTAAAACTGCACAAGTAGCTAGATGCGGTAATGCGGTACCGCCGCCTTTTGCTGAAGCACTGGTGAGAGCAAATCTTCCGGAGCTGTGCGAGGGTAATGGTAAGTTTAGAAATGTTGGATAA
- the dnaB gene encoding replicative DNA helicase translates to MINQPLPNDIEAERALLSSIFQKNDVLVDIVSILKASDFYNTAHQIIFEKLVELYIKNIPIDLITFTNNLEKEKLQSIGGITYLSQVIDSTATTAHYKNHAKIIKNLSDKRQIIKGCREALEIALKKESDPKKIIDKLETEFIGLNDLEEEKTVNATELMEYTLNHIEKSYQRGGKAPGIPTGYALLDRALGGLVKGDLYIVAARPSMGKTALTMNIISHIPKQNNVMLFEMEMSKEKMGIRLLAPRTLLQAQALSRGELKDSEFDILTRKAAEIAGKNNIFLNCKAGLNLAEIRAEAKKIKLKHGLDVLFIDHIGKIRPDNPKAPRNDQVGQISEGLKNLAKDLDVCVVALSQLNRAVEARADKHPQLSDLRDSGNIEQDADIVMFLYRDDYYAERENRESRKPGILEIALGKQRDGEVGIIELSYNTKYQIITEIPPKGGR, encoded by the coding sequence GTGATTAATCAGCCACTACCAAATGATATTGAAGCAGAAAGAGCCTTATTATCAAGCATATTTCAAAAGAATGATGTTTTAGTTGATATAGTTTCAATTCTTAAAGCCTCAGACTTCTACAATACAGCACACCAAATAATTTTTGAGAAACTTGTAGAGCTATATATAAAGAACATCCCTATTGATTTAATAACATTCACAAATAATTTAGAGAAAGAGAAACTACAGAGCATTGGAGGGATAACCTATCTATCACAAGTTATAGATTCAACTGCTACCACAGCACATTACAAAAACCATGCAAAGATAATAAAAAATCTGAGTGACAAAAGGCAAATTATAAAAGGCTGCCGGGAAGCTTTAGAAATAGCTCTTAAAAAAGAAAGTGATCCGAAGAAAATTATAGACAAGCTAGAAACAGAGTTTATAGGATTGAATGATCTTGAAGAAGAGAAAACAGTAAATGCTACCGAGTTAATGGAATACACCTTAAATCATATCGAAAAAAGCTATCAGAGAGGTGGAAAGGCTCCAGGTATACCTACAGGGTATGCATTGCTAGATAGAGCCCTTGGCGGCCTTGTAAAGGGGGATTTATATATTGTTGCTGCTAGGCCATCTATGGGTAAGACAGCATTAACAATGAACATTATAAGTCATATCCCGAAGCAAAATAATGTAATGTTGTTTGAAATGGAAATGAGTAAAGAAAAGATGGGAATTAGACTACTAGCTCCAAGAACATTACTACAAGCACAAGCCTTATCCAGGGGAGAGCTAAAAGATTCAGAGTTTGATATTCTAACACGAAAAGCAGCGGAGATAGCTGGTAAAAACAACATATTTCTTAACTGTAAGGCTGGTTTAAATTTAGCAGAGATAAGAGCAGAAGCTAAGAAAATAAAGCTTAAGCATGGATTAGATGTACTTTTTATTGACCATATAGGAAAGATAAGGCCAGACAACCCCAAGGCCCCTAGAAATGACCAAGTAGGACAAATAAGCGAAGGACTAAAGAATTTAGCAAAGGATCTTGACGTGTGTGTAGTAGCTTTATCACAGCTTAATCGAGCAGTAGAAGCAAGAGCGGACAAGCACCCTCAGCTATCAGATTTAAGGGATAGCGGAAATATTGAACAAGATGCAGATATAGTAATGTTTCTTTACAGGGATGATTACTACGCAGAGAGAGAGAATCGTGAGAGTAGAAAGCCTGGGATATTAGAGATAGCGCTAGGAAAGCAAAGGGATGGAGAAGTAGGGATTATAGAGCTATCTTACAACACTAAGTATCAAATAATAACGGAAATACCGCCCAAAGGAGGTAGATAG
- a CDS encoding recombinase RecT, with translation MATVNELKNEITTKKETGVGSAGNTIKSLLNSPAIKKRFEEVLNKKAPQYMSSIVNLVNGDTNLKKCDQMSVIASCMVAATLDLPVDKNLGYAWVVPYGNRAQFQLGYKGYVQLALRTGQYKSINVIEVHEGELIEWNPLTEELKIDFSQKKSDAIIGYAGYFELLNGFKKSTYWTKEQIIKHKNKFSKSDFGWENDFDAMAKKTVLRNMLSKWGILSIEMQNAYTADQATIKPEAVETGDIKGNVDYVEADFENYEGTPFQDEQ, from the coding sequence ATGGCAACTGTAAATGAATTAAAAAATGAAATAACAACTAAGAAGGAAACAGGAGTAGGGAGTGCAGGGAATACGATAAAGAGCTTACTAAACAGTCCTGCTATTAAGAAAAGATTCGAGGAAGTATTAAATAAAAAAGCACCGCAATACATGAGCAGCATAGTTAATCTAGTTAACGGTGATACAAACTTAAAGAAATGCGACCAAATGAGTGTAATTGCAAGCTGTATGGTCGCAGCAACTCTTGACCTCCCAGTGGACAAAAATTTAGGCTATGCCTGGGTAGTACCTTATGGTAATAGAGCACAATTTCAACTTGGTTATAAAGGCTATGTACAGCTAGCACTTAGAACAGGACAGTACAAGTCTATAAATGTTATCGAAGTCCATGAAGGTGAGCTTATTGAGTGGAATCCACTTACAGAGGAATTAAAGATAGATTTTAGTCAAAAGAAATCAGATGCAATTATCGGCTATGCTGGATATTTTGAATTGCTGAATGGCTTTAAGAAATCAACTTACTGGACCAAGGAACAAATTATAAAGCATAAAAACAAATTCAGTAAATCAGATTTTGGTTGGGAAAATGACTTTGACGCTATGGCTAAAAAGACAGTTCTTAGAAACATGCTATCTAAATGGGGAATATTAAGCATTGAAATGCAAAATGCTTATACAGCGGACCAAGCTACAATAAAACCGGAAGCAGTAGAAACAGGGGACATAAAAGGCAATGTTGACTATGTAGAAGCAGATTTTGAAAACTATGAGGGAACACCGTTTCAAGATGAACAGTAG